From the Gadus chalcogrammus isolate NIFS_2021 chromosome 18, NIFS_Gcha_1.0, whole genome shotgun sequence genome, the window TCATCCTCTCGTACAGGATCTCACACGCCGTGTCGATCTCCTCCTGACCCGTGAGGAACACCAGGACGTCCCctggggagtggaggaggaggaggaggaggaggaggaggaggagagggggaagaggggaggcaGAGAAGACGGATTTGACCAGgtgcttttattttattgttgcgTCAAGTGACAGAGCTGACAACATaaacagctgtctgtctgtcatcagCTGTCATCctatcctttcctttcctctcctctccccccccccccgacttgTCAAGACACCACGTTGAGGCAAACACGAAAGTAAAAAAGTATTCTGGGATattaacttaaaaaaaagagaCCAGCCTAACACAAATCATGCGACCCACATACAGTGTGGCCACGTGCCAACAAGGTTTCCCACAGAAAAACTAATTTACTTCAGTTGAACTGGATCGAATCTCCTGATGTGGGCGTCCTGGGTCTTACCTTGGTCTCAGTGAAGTGGAGAACATCTTATACCCCGGCCCTAACCTAACCCAGACCTGGAGCCTTTAGGACCTGCGTcgcagtgaggaggagaacctTTAAaacccctaacctaacccagACCTGGAGCCTTTAGGACCTGCGTcgcagtgaggaggagaacctttaataaccctaacctaacccagaCCTGGAGCCTTTAGGACCTGGGTCTCACCTGGGGGCTCTGTGAGGTGGATCTGCATGACGGTGATGAGGGCGGCGTCCAGGTAGTCCGTCTCGGGCTCCTTGCAGTACAGGACCTCCACGGGGAAGGTCCTCCCGGGGATGGTGAAGATGGGAGCCTCGAAGAAGTACTGGGAGAACTTGACCGCGTCCAGCGTGGCCGACGACACGATGAGCTTCAGGTCTTTGCGCTTCAGGATCGTCTGAACGCAGAGCAGAGCGGGTGGCGTTCATGTTTATTACAAGTACTAAATAATGTTACTGCCGCTACTCAACAGACGCATGTATCCACCACACGCAGATCCACATCTGTCTTCTCAGACATTGGGGATCCGACACAGATCCCAGAGCAGTTTGGCTGGGAGACAAACACCccagctgttgctgctgcttgcTACTACTGCCGCTGCTACTAGGGCTACTATTACTTCTGCACCTACTAGTgttgctgctgctactacttcTAGTGCTACTAGTGCTGCTACTAGTGCTaatgctggtgctgctgctactactagtGCTTTAGCTGCTACTGTTGCAACTTCTAGTGCTAATGATGCTACTGTTGCTACTTCTAGTGCTAACGCTGCTGCTGGTAACGCTTATGCTGCTACTGTTGCTACTACTAGTGCTAATGCTGTTACTGCCGCCTCCAGAGTCTGGGCCCCACACAGAggccccaccctctcctccagagTCGGGGCCCCACAGGTAGggcccaccctctcctccagagTCAGGGGCCCCACAGAGAGGCCCCAGCCTCTCCCCCAGAGTCGGGGCCCCCCACAGAGGcccgtccctctcccccagAGTCGGGGCCCCACAGAGAGGCCCCAGCCTCTCCCCCAGAGTCGGGGCCCCCCACAGAggccccaccctctcctccagagTCGGGGCCCCACACCGAGGCCCCAGCCTCTCCTCCAGAGTCGGGGCCCCACAGAGAggccccaccctctcctccagagTCGGGGCCCCACACCGAGGCCCCAGCCTCTCCTCCAGAGTCGGGGggccccaccctctcctccagagTAGGGGCCCCACACGGAGGGCCCTGCCTACCTTCTTGAGCAGGCCGAACAGCGTGTCGGTGTGGATGGTCCTCTCGTGGGCCTCGTCCAGCATGATGAGGGAGTACAGGGTCATGTCGGGGTCCAGCAGGCACTCCCTCTGCAGCATGCCGTGGGTCATGTACTTGATGACCGTCTCCGGGCTGGTGCAGTCCTCGAAGCGGATGGTGTAGCCCACCTGGGAGGACGGAGACGGGACACACCTTCAATCAAACGGCTCCCACTGGCTTTGACCGTCATTCATCACGACCCAGACGCGGCCTGTCGACGGTCCAACCTCCTAGCCCAGACAGTGAGACCCTGAAGCAGTAAGACGCTCAGGTAGCAGTAAGACCCTGCAGCAGTAAGACCCTCCAGACCCTGTAGCACACTTgcttatatacacatatatacatgctaaggcaaggcaaggcaattttatttgtGTAGCGCATTTCTTACATCAAGCAGTTCAATGAGCTCTAGCGGTTCAATGTGCTAACACTACAAaagggaccacaatggaaataagACCATGGGATTATTTGTGCTATCCTTTCGACCTGATGTACATTTGCATGCTTACCTTTGTGCATGCGTCAATAAAGAATTTCAATCGATAAAAATTGAATTTCAATTAATCAATCAGTAAGACCCTGTGTAGCAGTAAGACCCTGCATCAGTAAGACCCCGTAGCAGTAAGACCCTCAGGTAGCCCACCTCCTGGCCCAGACAGCAGCCGTACTCCTCAGACACCCTCTTGGCCACGGACATGGCGGCCACTCGACGGGGCTGGGTGCAGCCGATCTTGCCCCGGGCGGTGTAGCCCGCCTCCGCCAGGTACTGGGTGATCTGGGTGGTCTTCCCGGACCCCGTCTCCCCGACAACGATCAGGATCTGGTTGTCGTGGACGGCCTGTGGGAATATAAGGACATGGTTGTTTCTGCTCAAAACGTGTTCTAGTCAAGTCTCTCATTAAAGCTTACCTTTTTTATTAGAAACAATGGTTTAACGGATCATTGAGGAGCAATGACTTCTTGAAAGTAAAAGTcaactttattgacaatttcaaaaTATGTGCCAGGCATAAAGAGTGCAATAAGAACAAAAGGATAAAATAAGGTCAaataagtaatatttacaatGAATACATTCTAAATCGTGCAAAAGGGTAAGGTAAAACAAAACGGTAtattaaaaacataaattaatataaaaaaaggtAAATAAATGGAAATCTGCAATATGGGGACATTATTTACAATACGTGCTACATGCAATAAACTTAAGAAATTAAAAGTGTACATTTTAAGGGCATTTCGGTGTATACATTTTGGGGGCAAATGTTTGCTGTAGAAACCGTTCTTCTTTAGTGTTCTTATTTTCCATACCCATCTGTTCAGTCTTCCAAAGCAGCAGAGAGGCAGACTGCCTGTGTGGTGGAACCTCCTACCTGGaccagctcctccttcagcttgTAGATGGGCAGGCTGGCTCTCTGCTCCAGGATGGTGAGCTCCGTCTTCTTGCCGTAGGACATCTGGTTCCCCCCGAAGGCGTAGCGCTTCCACTCGGGGAGATCCACGGGCATGGCCCCGATCCCCCGCATGTTGGCCGCGATCTGCCGCCCCTCGTCTGCAGAGGGAGAGCCCACGTTGTCACGAGGTACGGCCATTTAACACGTCATCAGGAGGAACCGACGTTTAACACGTTATCAGGAGGAACCGACGTTTAACACATTATCAGGAGGAACCGACGTTTAACACGTTATCACGAGGAACCGACGTTTAACACGTTATCAGGAGGAACCGACGTTTAACACGTTATCACGAGGAACCGACGTTTAACACGTTATCAGGAGGAACCGACGTTTAACACGTTATCAGGAGGAACCGACGTTTAACACGTTATCACGAGGAACCGACGTTTAACACGTTATCACGAGGAACCGACGTTTAACACGTTATCAGGAGGAACCGACGTTTAACACGTTATCAGGAGGAACCGACGTTTAACACGTTATCAGGAGGAACCGACGTTTAACACGTTATCAGGAGGAACCGACGTTTAACACGTTATCAGGAGGAACCGACGTTTAACACGTTATCAGGAGGAACCGACGTTTAACACGTTATCAGGAGGAACCGACGTTTAAAACGTTATCAGGAGGAACCGACGTTTAACACGTTATCAGGAGGAACCGACGTTTAACACGTTATCAGGAGGAACCGACGTTTAACACGTTATCAGGAGGAACCGACGTTTAACACGTTATCAGGAGGAACCGACGTTTAACACGTTATCACGAGGAACCGACGTTTAACACGTTATCACGAGGAACCGACGTTTAACACGTTATCACGAGGAACTGATGTTTAacaggtgacatattataccaccaggtgtgagagtgattagccgttacaagccgttttgaaaatctgcctcttctgacgaCATAAGtggccgtgtccacctagatgtatgctggatagatcagtctaccggcctacccagtggaccgcagcaagcgttgctcatctatcagtCATAcacctaggtggacacgcccaattGTGGTGTCCGAAGAAGCAgatttcaaacggcttgtaacggctaatgtGGTAgtctggtggtataatatggcaGCTAGACAGACTACCAGAGCCGGATTCTACATTTGCATTTTGTGTGACAATGTCTTTAGAGAGATTGTGTTGCGATAAGGACCAAAGTCTATGACACATTTGGCTATCCACTACCCTATGAAGCCGTTGTTGTTGGCTCTCTACTGAAGAGGAAGATAAAGACCAGTTCCGGCCGGATCCGACTCGACCCTGCTATGGCTTTTTAGTCAGGCCACTCTGAATGATTATCACTTCCTTCACGGCTCCGTCTGCGTTCCCCGTGACTCACCAGCGGGTCTgggagcagcaggagctggTCTCCCACATGAGCTCATGCTTGACCCCCCGGGCCATGACGAGATCCAGACCCCAACACACATTAAGCCCGCTCCAGATCTCCAGCCCACTCCCCGGCCCTGATAAGACATCTCCGAGTCCAGCGGTGCGGCCGCAACCCAGGATCTGGTCCGAGACGGATCGCTTTCTGCTTTTCATTAGCTTCTGATCCAtcatcctgcccccccccctccccccccctcgctcactTCCTTCCCCCCGGCCGCCATTTTAATTAACTGCCGAGCAATAAATACAAACTAACATGAGAGATTTGAGGGAACTGGTTCTCATTGACGACGCTTGAAAATGCAGCGCAGATTCTACGACAACCACCTGTTCAGTTCCGTCTAATTTGTGATTTAGTGAAACGGACGTTTCAGTGACTTTTACAATTCAGAATCAGCTTTTACGTTACCGTTTGGACAGCATTCTGACTGTAGTCGGGGGCGTACGGTCGCGGTCGggcatgggggcggggcttgcaTGAGTACGGGGCGTAGAGTCAGGttcgggggcggggcttagagTCTggcatgggggcggggcttagagTCTggcatgggggcggggcttacaggCGGGcatggggggcggggcttacagtCGGGCATGGGGTCGATCCAGTTCTTGTTGAGGCCCGTGGGGATGGAGTCCATCTCCACGTTCCGGACCTGTTGCTTCACCTCCCGCCTCTCCTTGGCCAGGGCGCTCTGCATCATGGCCGCCTGGGACAGGGAGCCATCCGGGTTCTGGAGGACGGGACACGAGACACGGGACACGGGACACGTCAGGGGACGTGAAGCAACGCAAAGAGGGCGTGATTCGGAATGATGTAGCGGACCACAGAGCAAGAGGACAGACGTCTGCTAGTTTGACTCATTATATCAGCACATACATCAGTATGTAGACATACAGAAGACACATGAAATGTCAAGTGATGTGAAACAAtagcctccccagaccaacgtgcaatctacgattgatctTGGTCTGGCGATACCCAGACTAGTGAAACAACGCAAGAAGGCTGTGATTAGGAATGACGTCAACGATGGAGCAAGGGGACAGACGCCTGCTGGTTTGACTCAAGATATCAGAACATAGAGTACATCAGTTAGTACATCAGTACATGCATCAGTACAAGCATCAGTACATGCATCGGTACACACATCGGTACACACATCAGAACATATACAGTACATCAGCAATGCAATGCATGTTTTACGGTTGCATCGCTGTTTTGAGGAGATAAACATCCCATGTTTACCTTAACGATTTTAACAGGACTCAGGTTCATGGTCCACTTGGTCTGTCCACGCAGGAACggaggctcctcctccaccagatcCACATCCAGGTCTTCATCTGTTGGGCCCAGCAGGTCATGGACAACCGGTTTACATTCTTCACTTCCAACGCAGACTCACCATAGACGGAGCAGAGACGGGACATGAAGACGAAGCCTTACCCTCTTCGTCGTTAATGTTGGGCATGATTCCCGTCTCCTCGTCGAACTCGGGGAACTCCTCTTTTGGAAGCACGTTAGCCGCGATCAtctaaggaggaggaggaggagacagatttactattaaatggtaaatggtctGCATTTATACCGCGCTTCTTTAAcgagtggccactcaaagtgctttacaatattgcttcacattcacccgttcatgcacacattcacagacagacGGCGGGGACAACCATGACAACCAGCTCGGGGGGGTTAGGTGCGAGGGGCTCATCACAGGTCCACAACCACCACAGGTCCACAACCACCGTAGGCGAACAGCTCAgtttctcacactcacactctgcaCTGGCTCCTCGTCCCGGTTGGGTGAACCGTCAGTCCCGCTGACCAGCCCGCGCCTTGATCCAGTCTTTTAATTCaccgtgtgtgtatatatatatatatatatatatacaaaagtGTTCCCTTACCGAAATGTCTGCGCAACGTGTGTCCCTCGGGTTACTTTCCTTTACCGGACTCTCACTGGCTGACTCCTGAGACTCTCCCCTCGGTCTCAAACTCTGAGAGTCCTGCCCCCTCAGCTGTTGCTACTCACTGTGATGAGCCcctcaacaccgccccctctgtGTGACGTCAGTACTAAACCTTACGCCTTgttgttcacactacatgcgtccgtcggcGGATGgccgagggcgtgtctgacgtatAGGGGACTAGTCTTTGTAGACGCAtactacagccaatcaaatcgcctCCCTCTACTAAGCCGATGTGTGGATATTGATACAAAAGaggacacaaacaacaacaggtGACTAAAAACAATCCTATTATTCCACATTTCTTTGAAAATATATACCGTAACGGCCGGatttttcctgcttcttcctgcttgttattgcCAAATGGATCCATGAAACGCAtggagtgtatttgcataaccgcgatctgattggctgacggatccggcgctgcctgaaaagttgaacatttctcaactttttgacgcaggccacggagccacatggacggacggacccacaatgcacttcgtgagcgccccatgcaaagtcaatgagatccgtcgatggacggaggtagtgtgaacaagccctTACGCCGTGTTCACACTACATGGGTCCGTCGACGGATGGGTGCTTTTTGACGTATCCATGTGTTTTTCCGGGTTGCATTACAAAGgcgatttcattggacagtgtcCTTGCGTATATTTGCATAACGCAGTCtgaggtagtgtgaacaagccctTAGCCTAAGCACACGCTACCATACCGTAACAGTAGGGAGGTGGCCTACCTGCTTGATCTCCCACTTCTCCAGGTCGGTGATCTTGGACAGCCTCTTGCGCTCCATGgggttctcctccagctccagaaCGCTGGGGTCCACGGGCCGGTCCGGGTTCCTCATGGCCTCGTCCGCCGGCCCCAGGTCCATGTTCCTCCTCCTGTTGGGGTTCAGGTCCTCTCCCGTGTGCTGGTCCACgtcctgaagggggggggggggggggggggggggggtgatagatGAATGTTCAATAACTCTTTTATCGACAGATATTTAGGCCTCATTggccccgctctctccctcatcaTGTGGTTTGGTGAATGCTCGATATGAgcagggagagaaaaggagtaAAAGGCAGAGATATCCGATGATAAGAGAGGATTGAATCCAAACAGAGGCCAACTGCCCTGACCCCCGGTGGCGGTCCTCACCTTCATGCTGAGACTGGCCTTGGTGCCGGTGAACGACAGCACTTTGACCTTCACCTTCTGGCCCTTGGTGACCACGTCGGACATGTTTGCGATGCGCCCTTCTTTACGGAGCTCCGAGATGTGCACCAGGCCTTCCCAACGCTTCCTGCAAAAGGCGCGCACAACGTTACCTACGTGTTGGTCCGCATGCACGTCACCGTCATCGTGGGGCAAAAAGCCTTTATCTCTACTGCATAAAATGTGATCTTTGTAAGAGTCCAGCGTCgtcaagagagagacagggaagatGCCCAAACATCTCCCCTATCTGCTCCCTGCCTCCATACTTCCGCCGTCATTGAGAAGAGGGGGTggcatttcacacacctgtgattggCAACCAAGATTAATAACGCAAACCAATCAGGGACGAGACACCCTGATTGGCCAGTAGGAGGAGCAGTGGGTCTCACAGAGCCAGGCGCATCCAATAGAACAGATCTAAGCGCATTACACTCACTTATAGCTAACGGTCGTACAGAAATCACTGAAATAAAAGCTGTTGAATGTTAAACCCAGCCCCATGGACTGAGGCATCCCAATGGATGCACAGGGAGGCTGACGTTCCCATTGGAGCTGTGGCTCAATGCAGGCAGCGAACCATGAAGACAGAAACAGAACGCTGCCACTGACCTCAGCCCCTCCAGCTGGACGAAGCAGCCGAACTGCATGATGCTGCTGATCTTCCCGTTGTAGATGTCCCCCACCACCGGCTCGTCGGGCGGGGGGCGGTCCACGATCTGGTCGTTGAAGCGGTTCGGGTCCCGTTCCTCCGGTTCCTTCCCGTGGTCCCCCTCGGCCTCGCGGCGCGGGCTGGGGGTGCGGTCGCGGCGCGGGCTGGGGCTGCGGTTGCTCCAGCGGGACGCCCGCTTCCCATGGCGCTtgaagccgccgccgccgtcccgCTCCCTGGACCGGGAACGGGAGCGGGaccgggagcgggagcgggagcgagggCGCCCGTTACCTCGGCCCGCTTCCCGCTCTCGCCTGGCGTGCCCGGGCGGCTCCTGGTCCCACCTGCAGTTGAAGAACCGTGCTCAGTCCAGACTAGAGGAACGGTCTAGCTCTGAGCCACCATCATGTGGTTCTGCTGTTATCCACAGAGAGCCGGTCATTAGTGAGCCGGTTCAGGAGCTGGCTCAGGAAGGTAGACAGTGGACCTCAGGGTTCAAACACAACGCCTTTATGCTGGGATTCAGCATAACCACCACACTAGACTACAGAGAGCAGTAGaatagtaaaataaaacatttccgTTCTCTTGTAACTGATTCTCTTGAAGAAGTCGTATGCTAGTGGAATCGGTTTTACATTATACATAAATCTCCTAGAGAGCTTTAAGTCTCTATCTTACATTTAGATTAAGGGCATTAAGCAGACTCTTTTACCCAAAGcgaattacaataagtacatttgtcagaagaacagaaacaacaatatatcactgtcggtacagtagggatgttcatagaatTGTTAGTactgccaagcactaacaatcgctagattaatccattcaacaaagatagctaggataagacatTACAAAATGCTAAGTAATAttattaagtgcaaggacgtataacatacaataagtgtgtacattacatTTCATAACATCCCAcctgttcttcttcttgctgctggtgctgctgctgctggcgccTGCGCTGGGCATCAGCATCTCCAGCTCCTTCATAGCCGCTGCCGCCACACTCTCATCGTCCTTCTCCCGCTGTGGAGGGGCAACCTGGAGGCACAGAAAACCTTAGGCATGGTATATTGTAAATGGACTAGAGTAAGTTATTTCGCTTTTCTAAACTTTTCTGGCCacacaaagcgcttcacaatattgcctgacattcatcCATTCGTGCACACATTTTCACAAAGACGGCAGTgtcacgcagggcgacagccagctcttcgGGGGCAGTCAGGGTGACGCATCTTCTCAGGAACACCTTGACACACTAGCTAggtggagccggggatcgaaccggcaaccttccggttaccagccaacccgctatACCTCCTGAGACACATTTCGCCCTGCTCAGGCTCATCTAAAACATGCAAACACCCACTCTCATGGTATGAGACAGCGGATTTTTAAATCTCCACACATAAAAGAAACGTGGTTAGGTCGGAGCACACCTTCCACATGGGGTCGTCTGGCTTGCAGAGAGCGGGGAACACGTCCTTCAGCTTGTCCTTATCACTCTTTGGTTTGGCCTCGGACCCTGTCAATCACACAGAGAAGACGTTAAGACCCCAGCGACACCAGTTGTGTTGACGTCGTGTTGTGTTATGGATTGTGGGTTTACCTCTGCTTGTAGATGGGGGGGCTTGCATGGTTTGGATGAGCCTGAGTAGGTTACCAATGAGGGTATCCTGTGGAAGACAAACAGCATGTTAACCCACTGCATatcctcacatgcacacacaacacacatacaagacCCCTCTGAGGGGACATTAAAAGGTGAAGGGGTGCGGACACTTACTGCGAAATCAGCTCCATTCTTCAGAAGAACCGCTTTAAAGCTGTCAAATGTCGTGTGTTTCTCAGCGAGGTTGATGATATATTCCGCTTTAAGAGAGAATGAAAAACGTGAGCTCTAAGTTCAGCTGCAGGTTAGTGATGTTACAGTAAACGATTCAGATGAGGGTAACTTGCATACGTAAAGAAACGctaaacacacataaaacccCGAGCCAACCTCCACTCACCAAGATCCTTCTCGCTGATTCCGAGATGATTCTCCAACTCCGTACATACTTTGGACACCAAAGATAAATACTCCAGACGTTTTATTTCCAGT encodes:
- the LOC130371027 gene encoding ATP-dependent RNA helicase DHX8-like isoform X2, whose product is MAELEIKRLEYLSLVSKVCTELENHLGISEKDLAEYIINLAEKHTTFDSFKAVLLKNGADFADTLIGNLLRLIQTMQAPPSTSRGSEAKPKSDKDKLKDVFPALCKPDDPMWKVAPPQREKDDESVAAAAMKELEMLMPSAGASSSSTSSKKKNRWDQEPPGHARREREAGRGNGRPRSRSRSRSRSRSRSRERDGGGGFKRHGKRASRWSNRSPSPRRDRTPSPRREAEGDHGKEPEERDPNRFNDQIVDRPPPDEPVVGDIYNGKISSIMQFGCFVQLEGLRKRWEGLVHISELRKEGRIANMSDVVTKGQKVKVKVLSFTGTKASLSMKDVDQHTGEDLNPNRRRNMDLGPADEAMRNPDRPVDPSVLELEENPMERKRLSKITDLEKWEIKQMIAANVLPKEEFPEFDEETGIMPNINDEEDEDLDVDLVEEEPPFLRGQTKWTMNLSPVKIVKNPDGSLSQAAMMQSALAKERREVKQQVRNVEMDSIPTGLNKNWIDPMPDYEGRQIAANMRGIGAMPVDLPEWKRYAFGGNQMSYGKKTELTILEQRASLPIYKLKEELVQAVHDNQILIVVGETGSGKTTQITQYLAEAGYTARGKIGCTQPRRVAAMSVAKRVSEEYGCCLGQEVGYTIRFEDCTSPETVIKYMTHGMLQRECLLDPDMTLYSLIMLDEAHERTIHTDTLFGLLKKTILKRKDLKLIVSSATLDAVKFSQYFFEAPIFTIPGRTFPVEVLYCKEPETDYLDAALITVMQIHLTEPPGDVLVFLTGQEEIDTACEILYERMKSLGPDVPELIILPVYSALPSEMQTRIFDPAPPGSRKVIIATNIAETSLTIDGVYYVVDPGFVKQIVYNSKTGIDQLVVTPISQAQAKQRSGRAGRTGPGKCYRLYTERAYRDEMLTTNVPEIQRTNLASTVLSLKAMGINDLLAFDFMDSPPMETMIMAMEQLYTLGALDDEGLLTRLGRRMAEFPLEPMQCKMLIMSVHLGCSEEMLTIVSMLSVQNIFYRPKDKQPQADQKKAKFFQLEGDHLTLLAVYNSWKNNKFANPWCFENFIQARSLKRAQDIRKQMLSIMDRHKLDVVSCGKAMMRVQKAICSGYFRNAARKHPQEGYRTLIDQQVVYLHPSSTLFNRQPEWLVYHELVLTTKEYMREVTTIDPRWLVEFAPAFYRVGDPTRLSKQKKQQRLEPLYNRYEEPNAWRISRAFRRR
- the LOC130371027 gene encoding ATP-dependent RNA helicase DHX8-like isoform X1, whose translation is MAELEIKRLEYLSLVSKVCTELENHLGISEKDLAEYIINLAEKHTTFDSFKAVLLKNGADFADTLIGNLLRLIQTMQAPPSTSRGSEAKPKSDKDKLKDVFPALCKPDDPMWKVAPPQREKDDESVAAAAMKELEMLMPSAGASSSSTSSKKKNRWDQEPPGHARREREAGRGNGRPRSRSRSRSRSRSRSRERDGGGGFKRHGKRASRWSNRSPSPRRDRTPSPRREAEGDHGKEPEERDPNRFNDQIVDRPPPDEPVVGDIYNGKISSIMQFGCFVQLEGLRKRWEGLVHISELRKEGRIANMSDVVTKGQKVKVKVLSFTGTKASLSMKDVDQHTGEDLNPNRRRNMDLGPADEAMRNPDRPVDPSVLELEENPMERKRLSKITDLEKWEIKQMIAANVLPKEEFPEFDEETGIMPNINDEEDEDLDVDLVEEEPPFLRGQTKWTMNLSPVKIVKNPDGSLSQAAMMQSALAKERREVKQQVRNVEMDSIPTGLNKNWIDPMPDYEGRQIAANMRGIGAMPVDLPEWKRYAFGGNQMSYGKKTELTILEQRASLPIYKLKEELVQAVHDNQILIVVGETGSGKTTQITQYLAEAGYTARGKIGCTQPRRVAAMSVAKRVSEEYGCCLGQEVGYTIRFEDCTSPETVIKYMTHGMLQRECLLDPDMTLYSLIMLDEAHERTIHTDTLFGLLKKTILKRKDLKLIVSSATLDAVKFSQYFFEAPIFTIPGRTFPVEVLYCKEPETDYLDAALITVMQIHLTEPPGDVLVFLTGQEEIDTACEILYERMKSLGPDVPELIILPVYSALPSEMQTRIFDPAPPGSRKVIIATNIAETSLTIDGVYYVVDPGFVKQIVYNSKTGIDQLVVTPISQAQAKQRSGRAGRTGPGKCYRLYTERAYRDEMLTTNVPEIQRTNLASTVLSLKAMGINDLLAFDFMDSPPMETMIMAMEQLYTLGALDDEGLLTRLGRRMAEFPLEPMQCKMLIMSVHLGCSEEMLTIVSMLSVQNIFYRPKDKQPQADQKKAKFFQLEGDHLTLLAVYNSWKNNKFANPWCFENFIQARSLKRAQDIRKQMLSIMDRHKLDVVSCGKAMMRVQKAICSGYFRNAARKHPQEGYRTLIDQQVVYLHPSSTLFNRQPEWLVYHELVLTTKEYMREVTTIDPRWLVEFAPAFYRVGDPTRLSKQKKQQRLEPLYNRYEEPNAWRISRAFRRR